A genomic stretch from Hoplias malabaricus isolate fHopMal1 chromosome 4, fHopMal1.hap1, whole genome shotgun sequence includes:
- the lingo1a gene encoding leucine-rich repeat and immunoglobulin-like domain-containing nogo receptor-interacting protein 1 encodes MVAGEASGHSYLVACWQPILILMLGTVLSGSTTGCPSRCECNAQERSVVCHRKKLMSVPEGIPSETRLLDLSKNRIKTINPDEFSGFPNLEELELNENTISTIEPGAFNNLYGLRTLGLRSNKLKLIQLGVFTGLSNLTRLDISENKIVILLDYMFQDLYNLRSLEVGDNDLVFISHRAFHGLSSLEHLTLEKCNLTSVPTEAFTHLHSLNTLRLRNLNINSIRDYSFKRLYRLKVLEIANWPYLDTMTTNCLYGLNLTSLTITSANLTSIPYVALRHLVYLRFLNMSYNPIVIIEGNKLHDLLRLQEFHLVGGRLAMIEPYSFRGLNYLKILNVSGNSLTTLEESVFHSVGNLETLVLYDNPLACDCRLLWIFRRRWRLNFNRQQPTCASPEFVQGKEFKDFPDILQPNYFTCRKSRIRDRKAQQRFVDEGTTVQFVCQADGDPAPVIMWLSPQKQFITTKTIGRLSVFADGTLEVRYAQIQDNGTYVCIASNAGGNDTALAHLRVHSYSPDWPNPTNRSFAFISNQPNDNGANGTKATVPFPFDIKTLIIATTMGFISFLGVVLFCLVLLFLWSRGKGNTKHNIEIEYVPRKSDAGISSSTADAPRKFNMKMI; translated from the coding sequence ATGGTGGCAGGGGAAGCGAGCGGGCACAGCTACCTGGTGGCGTGCTGGCAGCCCATTCTAATTTTGATGTTGGGCACGGTGCTCTCCGGCTCTACCACTGGCTGCCCATCCCGCTGTGAGTGTAATGCCCAGGAGCGCTCTGTTGTGTGCCACCGCAAAAAGCTGATGTCGGTTCCTGAGGGGATCCCATCCGAGACACGATTGCTAGACCTCAGCAAGAACCGTATCAAAACTATCAACCCTGACGAGTTCTCTGGCTTTCCCAACTTGGAAGAGCTGGAGCTCAATGAAAACACCATTTCCACCATCGAGCCTGGGGCCTTTAACAACTTGTATGGCCTACGGACTCTTGGGCTACGCAGCAATAAGCTGAAGCTTATCCAGCTGGGCGTATTCACAGGCCTCAGTAACCTCACCCGGCTAGACATCAGTGAGAATAAGATAGTTATCCTGCTGGACTACATGTTCCAGGATCTGTATAACCTGCGGTCTCTGGAAGTAGGCGATAATGACCTGGTGTTTATATCCCACCGAGCATTCCACGGCCTCAGCAGCCTGGAACACCTGACCCTGGAAAAGTGCAACCTGACCTCTGTTCCCACAGAGGCCTTCACTCACCTGCACAGCCTCAACACCCTGCGCCTGCGCAACCTCAACATCAACAGCATCAGAGACTACTCCTTCAAACGCCTCTACCGACTCAAAGTTCTGGAGATCGCCAACTGGCCCTATCTGGATACTATGACCACCAACTGCTTGTATGGCTTGAACCTTACATCCCTGACGATCACCAGTGCTAATCTCACCTCCATCCCGTACGTGGCCCTTCGGCACCTGGTTTATTTGCGATTTCTCAACATGTCCTACAACCCCATTGTTATAATCGAAGGAAACAAGCTGCACGACCTGCTCAGGCTGCAAGAGTTTCACCTGGTGGGAGGCAGGTTGGCAATGATCGAACCGTACTCTTTCAGAGGACTCAACTATCTGAAAATCTTAAACGTGTCTGGGAATTCCTTAACCACTTTAGAGGAATCGGTCTTCCACTCAGTGGGGAATCTTGAGACCCTTGTGTTGTACGATAACCCTCTGGCATGCGACTGTAGGCTTCTCTGGATCTTCCGTCGCCGCTGGAGGCTCAATTTCAACAGGCAGCAGCCCACCTGCGCCTCCCCTGAGTTTGTCCAGGGCAAGGAGTTCAAGGACTTCCCCGACATCTTGCAACCCAATTATTTCACGTGTCGCAAGTCCAGGATCCGGGATCGCAAAGCACAGCAGAGGTTTGTGGATGAAGGAACTACAGTCCAGTTCGTGTGTCAGGCAGATGGAGATCCAGCCCCGGTCATCATGTGGCTATCTCCACAGAAACAGTTCATCACTACAAAGACGATAGGAAGGCTTAGTGTGTTTGCTGATGGTACCCTAGAGGTGCGCTACGCTCAGATCCAAGATAATGGCACGTATGTGTGTATTGCAAGTAATGCAGGTGGAAACGATACAGCTCTTGCTCATCTTCGCGTCCACAGCTACTCTCCTGACTGGCCCAATCCGACCAACAGATCCTTTGCTTTTATCTCCAACCAGCCCAACGACAATGGAGCCAATGGGACAAAAGCAACGGTCCCGTTTCCCTTCGACATTAAGACCCTTATCATTGCCACCACTATGGGCTTCATCTCCTTCCTTGGTGTGGTTTTATTCTGCCTggtgctgctgtttttgtgGAGCAGGGGTAAAGGCAACACCAAACACAACATCGAGATCGAGTACGTACCGCGTAAATCAGATGCGGGGATAAGCAGCAGCACTGCTGATGCTCCTCGCAAGTTCAACATGAAAATGATTTAA